One genomic segment of Actinoplanes ianthinogenes includes these proteins:
- a CDS encoding DUF3375 domain-containing protein, with product MLALLHQTHAPFVVTVLAMVFTAERPTVAVADAHAEINDALDQLRAAGYGDEDNQPLPAGTARDLCRQWVQAGWLVRQVSDDDVEVYRLSAYGVGALEVAGRVGGARTRVSESRVRTLLEAIERLAQDADPDLMSRMVRLHEEIQQRQKELTRLEKGGAVETADDEQLLEAAENVLHLARELPADFARVAESIKAIQRDVVAELRHDVRPTGEVLREYLARGQRILDATSEGRAFAGALRLIGDPAQIDVLWGQLRTVLRHRFTELLPEQQRRELTEISRRIEQGVKEVLAAQRQASHVITTQVRNHDPMRDRQVDELLRDVMTGLHKWVPGSRRGEAVEPLRRLPVADVGHLRQRMSDPRPPQPPAPLRDWDETEDLPAADTRAWGGARYAELRTHLETFASGATSVDVLAAFRAAGEEIQRPVDLLGLLEIAHDAGMAETAEVAVVETVRPDRTRRRFALSGVVVNPGDTEGSGGDD from the coding sequence ATGCTCGCCTTGCTGCACCAGACGCACGCGCCCTTCGTGGTGACGGTGCTGGCGATGGTCTTCACCGCGGAGCGGCCGACCGTGGCGGTGGCGGACGCGCACGCGGAGATCAACGACGCGCTCGACCAGTTGCGGGCCGCGGGTTACGGCGACGAGGACAACCAGCCGCTGCCCGCGGGCACCGCGCGTGACCTCTGCCGGCAGTGGGTGCAGGCCGGATGGCTGGTCCGGCAGGTGTCCGACGACGACGTCGAGGTGTATCGGCTCTCGGCGTACGGTGTCGGCGCCCTCGAAGTCGCCGGACGCGTCGGCGGCGCGCGGACCCGGGTGTCGGAGTCGCGGGTCCGGACGCTGCTGGAGGCGATCGAGCGACTCGCCCAGGACGCCGACCCGGACCTGATGTCCCGGATGGTGCGCCTGCACGAGGAGATCCAGCAGCGGCAGAAGGAGCTGACCCGCCTCGAAAAGGGCGGCGCCGTCGAGACCGCCGACGACGAGCAGCTGCTCGAGGCGGCCGAGAACGTGCTGCACCTGGCCCGGGAGCTGCCCGCGGACTTCGCCCGCGTCGCCGAGTCGATCAAAGCCATCCAGCGTGACGTGGTCGCGGAGTTGCGGCACGACGTCCGGCCCACCGGCGAGGTGCTGCGCGAGTACCTGGCCCGCGGCCAGCGGATCCTGGACGCGACCTCGGAGGGCCGCGCGTTCGCGGGCGCGCTGCGCCTGATCGGCGACCCGGCGCAGATCGATGTCCTGTGGGGCCAATTGCGTACCGTGTTGCGCCACCGGTTCACCGAGCTGCTGCCGGAGCAGCAGCGCCGCGAGCTCACCGAGATCTCCCGGCGGATCGAACAGGGGGTCAAGGAGGTGCTGGCCGCCCAGCGGCAGGCCTCGCACGTCATCACCACCCAGGTCCGCAACCACGATCCGATGCGGGACCGCCAGGTGGACGAACTGCTGCGAGACGTGATGACGGGCCTGCACAAGTGGGTCCCCGGCTCGCGCCGCGGCGAGGCCGTCGAGCCGCTGCGCCGCCTGCCGGTCGCCGACGTCGGACACCTGCGTCAGCGGATGAGTGACCCGCGCCCGCCGCAGCCGCCCGCGCCGTTGCGGGACTGGGACGAGACCGAGGACCTGCCGGCCGCGGACACCCGGGCCTGGGGCGGTGCCCGGTACGCCGAGCTGCGCACGCACCTGGAGACGTTCGCGAGCGGGGCGACGAGCGTCGATGTGCTGGCCGCGTTCCGGGCGGCGGGCGAGGAGATCCAGCGGCCGGTCGACCTGCTCGGGCTGCTGGAGATCGCCCATGACGCCGGGATGGCCGAGACGGCCGAGGTCGCGGTGGTCGAGACGGTGCGGCCGGATCGGACCCGGCGACGGTTCGCGCTCAGTGGTGTGGTGGTCAATCCGGGGGACACGGAGGGGAGCGGTGGCGATGACTGA
- a CDS encoding GGDEF domain-containing protein, translating into MAARGKAADSTPELAAELDVLEDRIGWDLTESLARLDRLIETLRPLGDSDVFWRATLLRAEAVERQGDVATAAGLIGEVHRWAAEHGSQRLISRTHRLLARIATNSGDLGGGLEHMLQCVTALGDDTPPAERILALIKLADAFAATGSMAAARERFEQAFAAAAEIGHLERQMTALNNYAYSEYEAGEPRRSWAVLQRLRALAEAHGRPLDAAELDTVARVALELGHVEEAERAALAALEQYPQAPVEADAQAAYLLTFGMARHRRGDLEGAQTALGGSAELCERHGLGRLAAGVMTEQAAVLASAGRFEDAYHRLCEANAAERRQRDADREKQARNLQAAYEVADARQQAESFRDQARRDPLTGLRNRRFVDEHLPALLARGAAGGAPVIAALLDLDHFKRINDTLSHQAGDAVLVAFAGLVAQVDVGADGFAARLGGEEFLLVMTGAAAPESIMKVADLRQAVLAHRWAPITGELPVTVSIGITAAMPGATSIADLLGRADEALYAAKRAGRNRVHLDELADVADRRQRR; encoded by the coding sequence ATGGCGGCACGCGGAAAGGCTGCGGACTCGACGCCGGAGCTCGCCGCCGAGCTGGACGTGCTCGAGGATCGGATCGGGTGGGACCTGACCGAGTCGCTCGCCCGCCTGGACCGGCTGATCGAGACGCTGCGGCCGCTCGGCGACAGTGACGTGTTCTGGCGGGCGACGCTGCTGCGGGCGGAGGCCGTCGAGCGTCAGGGCGACGTCGCGACCGCGGCCGGGCTCATCGGCGAGGTGCACCGGTGGGCGGCCGAACACGGCTCGCAGCGGCTGATCTCCCGCACGCACCGGTTGCTGGCCCGGATCGCCACCAACAGCGGTGACCTGGGCGGCGGCCTGGAACACATGCTTCAGTGTGTGACGGCGCTGGGGGACGACACACCGCCGGCGGAACGGATCCTGGCACTGATCAAACTGGCCGACGCGTTCGCGGCGACCGGGTCGATGGCGGCGGCGCGGGAACGGTTCGAGCAGGCCTTCGCGGCCGCCGCGGAGATCGGCCACCTGGAACGTCAGATGACCGCCCTGAACAACTACGCCTACAGCGAGTACGAGGCCGGCGAGCCGCGGCGCTCCTGGGCGGTCCTGCAGCGGCTCCGGGCACTCGCTGAGGCGCACGGCCGGCCGCTGGACGCCGCCGAGCTGGACACGGTGGCCCGGGTCGCGCTGGAGCTGGGGCACGTCGAGGAGGCCGAGCGAGCCGCCCTCGCCGCGCTCGAGCAGTATCCGCAGGCCCCGGTCGAAGCCGACGCGCAGGCCGCGTACCTGCTGACGTTCGGCATGGCCCGGCACCGGCGGGGTGACCTGGAGGGCGCCCAGACAGCGCTCGGCGGCAGCGCGGAGCTGTGCGAACGTCACGGGCTCGGCCGTCTGGCCGCCGGGGTGATGACCGAGCAGGCCGCCGTCCTCGCCTCCGCCGGCCGATTCGAGGACGCCTACCACAGGTTGTGCGAGGCCAACGCGGCCGAACGGCGCCAGCGCGATGCCGACCGGGAGAAGCAGGCCCGTAACCTGCAGGCGGCGTACGAGGTCGCCGACGCGCGCCAGCAGGCCGAGTCGTTCCGCGACCAGGCCCGCCGCGATCCGCTGACCGGGCTGCGCAACCGCCGGTTCGTCGACGAGCACCTGCCCGCGCTGCTCGCCCGCGGCGCCGCCGGCGGGGCCCCGGTGATCGCCGCCCTGCTCGATCTCGACCACTTCAAGCGGATCAACGACACGCTCTCCCACCAGGCCGGCGACGCCGTTCTGGTGGCGTTCGCCGGCCTGGTGGCGCAGGTCGACGTGGGCGCCGACGGCTTCGCGGCCCGGTTGGGTGGCGAGGAGTTCCTGCTGGTGATGACCGGCGCCGCGGCACCGGAATCGATCATGAAGGTGGCGGATCTCCGGCAGGCGGTGCTGGCCCACCGGTGGGCGCCGATCACCGGCGAGCTGCCCGTGACGGTCAGCATCGGCATCACCGCCGCCATGCCCGGCGCCACTTCCATCGCGGACCTGCTCGGTCGCGCCGACGAGGCCCTGTACGCCGCCAAGCGGGCCGGACGCAACCGTGTCCACCTCGACGAGCTGGCCGACGTGGCGGACCGCCGGCAACGGAGGTGA
- a CDS encoding DUF4194 domain-containing protein has product MTEPVDTDDWSASEAAGFIDPVSMEEDPAELFAGDAGTLDADVRRVLVQLLRRKFLLAEKNPAQWRTLLENQQIIESRMHDLFVRLVVDHDRGVAYKQQVRSVELDVPILLKDDPYNRAETLVLVHLRTVYQRERGTGETSARVDIEELEQTVLTYFDPEDHNLARRQLEVRNAVQRLVTEGLLTEESAGRYRITPMVEVVLSREKLSELNEWLREQNEATA; this is encoded by the coding sequence ATGACTGAGCCGGTCGACACCGACGACTGGTCGGCGAGCGAGGCGGCCGGGTTCATCGACCCGGTCTCGATGGAGGAGGATCCCGCCGAGCTGTTCGCCGGTGACGCGGGGACGCTCGACGCGGACGTACGCCGGGTGCTGGTCCAGTTGTTGCGGCGCAAGTTCCTGCTCGCCGAGAAGAACCCGGCGCAGTGGCGCACCCTGCTGGAGAACCAGCAGATCATCGAGTCGCGGATGCACGACCTGTTCGTGCGCCTCGTGGTCGACCACGATCGCGGCGTCGCGTACAAACAGCAGGTCCGCTCGGTGGAGCTGGACGTGCCGATCCTGCTCAAGGACGACCCCTACAACCGGGCCGAGACCCTGGTCCTGGTCCACCTGCGGACCGTCTACCAGCGCGAACGCGGCACCGGCGAGACGTCCGCGCGGGTCGACATCGAAGAGCTGGAGCAGACCGTGCTGACCTACTTCGACCCGGAGGACCACAACCTGGCCCGGCGCCAGCTGGAGGTGCGCAACGCGGTGCAGCGGCTGGTCACCGAGGGCCTGCTCACGGAGGAGTCCGCGGGCCGGTACCGGATCACCCCGATGGTGGAGGTCGTGCTGAGCAGGGAGAAGCTCTCCGAGCTGAACGAGTGGTTGCGCGAACAGAACGAGGCTACGGCGTGA
- a CDS encoding winged helix-turn-helix transcriptional regulator, which yields MTSTDNVIEPTSAWDPYSRGCPSRDVLDQIGSKWAVLVIGELGRRGPCRFTELRQAVGGVSEKMLTQTLRTLERDGLVLRTVYPEAPIRVEYELTALGQTLRGPLRALTEWSVENSAAVLAAREKYRAKTG from the coding sequence ATGACATCTACCGACAACGTGATCGAGCCCACCTCGGCATGGGATCCGTACTCCCGGGGCTGCCCCTCACGCGACGTGCTCGACCAGATCGGCAGCAAATGGGCGGTGCTCGTGATCGGCGAGCTCGGCCGGCGCGGGCCTTGCCGGTTCACCGAGCTACGGCAAGCGGTTGGCGGGGTGAGCGAGAAGATGCTTACCCAGACCCTGCGCACGCTCGAACGCGACGGGCTGGTCCTGCGAACGGTCTATCCCGAGGCGCCGATCCGGGTGGAATACGAGCTGACCGCGCTGGGTCAGACCTTGCGTGGCCCGCTCCGAGCACTCACCGAGTGGTCAGTGGAAAACAGCGCGGCGGTCCTCGCCGCTCGCGAGAAATACCGGGCGAAGACGGGCTAG
- a CDS encoding SMP-30/gluconolactonase/LRE family protein — MFIRTLASTTLTATLTLAPAAFAPAASAAPSHVTIDVDGDHAFPESVTTDQQYVYTTSIADGTVYRGHLGSSTLEPFLPGGRNDRTQAAGIKATGSRLLVAGAFTGRFFVYTKDGRLVSSYAVPDTGEQTLVNDAAVTPGGDVYITDSFRAVVYRIPAAEVNAPATGAHRTLRVAHRLPDYVAGQSNGNGITVTPDGRSLIIGYYYSGALYRLDLVSGTVRKIAAPALPSADGIALRGNTLYLARAVNNEIDVVRLSGDATRAALVATRTYPGADTTTGVALSGNRLLVTNSQMDTYLYGEPQTSPDFTVESLPLR, encoded by the coding sequence ATGTTCATCCGCACTCTTGCCTCGACCACGCTCACCGCGACACTCACCCTCGCGCCGGCTGCCTTCGCGCCGGCTGCCTCGGCCGCGCCGTCGCACGTCACGATCGACGTCGACGGCGATCACGCCTTCCCGGAGAGCGTCACGACAGACCAGCAGTACGTCTACACCACCAGCATCGCCGACGGCACCGTTTACCGCGGTCACCTCGGGTCGAGCACGCTCGAGCCGTTTCTTCCCGGTGGTCGGAACGACCGGACCCAGGCCGCGGGCATCAAGGCCACCGGTAGTCGTCTGCTGGTCGCCGGCGCCTTCACGGGACGCTTCTTCGTCTACACCAAGGATGGTCGGCTCGTCTCCTCGTACGCCGTCCCGGATACCGGCGAGCAAACCCTGGTCAACGACGCGGCCGTCACTCCCGGTGGAGACGTTTACATCACCGACTCGTTCAGGGCGGTCGTCTACCGCATTCCGGCTGCCGAGGTGAACGCACCCGCCACCGGTGCTCATCGGACCCTCCGGGTGGCTCACCGGCTGCCCGACTACGTCGCCGGCCAGTCCAACGGCAACGGCATCACCGTCACACCCGACGGCCGATCGCTGATCATCGGCTACTACTACAGCGGTGCCCTCTACCGGCTCGACCTCGTCAGCGGCACGGTCCGCAAGATCGCCGCCCCGGCTCTGCCGAGCGCCGACGGGATAGCGCTGCGGGGGAACACCCTTTACCTCGCTCGTGCCGTGAACAACGAGATCGACGTCGTACGGCTGTCCGGTGACGCCACCCGAGCGGCGCTCGTCGCCACCCGTACCTACCCCGGAGCCGACACCACCACCGGCGTCGCACTGAGCGGGAACCGACTACTCGTGACCAACTCCCAGATGGACACCTACCTGTACGGCGAACCACAAACCAGCCCGGACTTCACGGTGGAGAGTCTGCCGTTGCGCTGA
- a CDS encoding ATP-binding protein codes for MIDTLFGLVPAASRGQQWVARDLQLVNWGGYDGYHHLRLAPGATLLSGGSGSGKSTLMDSYIALLMPHTTPFNGASNGGVVGRPRGKDQRNILSYARGKLDESRTDGETKLRVLRGDGRDTWSAIAMTWVDHTGAEFTALRAWYVPSSARVLDDVVAVRATCDHAYQLRALEGPVTKKFARADVVATGLTWSETDREFTARLHATLGIGAAGDGNKAVALLGRIQAGQQITTVDALYKTMVLEEPSTLATADAVVQQFDELSGTRTRMITARQQVKALIPIREHRRTIDEAIDRLCSIDEIGAFTDPVSPAALWRHQRRLDLLRSAEADLDQRHRRAKDELAETNTLVAAAETQRDGVADTIRASGGDRMETAQREIRVVEQRLADVERARERLDRALTTIGATVATGEDFAGLVETAHRSLADADARRTAQNAYADAVSEKKAAEQELKDLRAERDAVKARRGNIPTELHKARAALAEAAGLRPEDLPFVGELIEVRTEFEPWREAFNLALGGFATRMLIDIGRLNAFREAINAVPTARRIQFEGVRTGQRDDVGLDGNTLPGRLDYRPSPFTAWLKAELARRFAYVCVDTPRLLPQYAKALTITGQTSEGGRGAHGGHGRANVLGFTNGRMLAELEERIESTRTRLEDAVAVASREEENLNSVEARRTAYQNLIELSWDQVDVEAVRAEHQRWSGVIEEIRAGNPEIDHLQSQWETLKQQVRDLTERVGRQKEIVKAVSESWASTVDQVDKAQLALDVAAASGIELSQEHREYLETLFDSEADSSTPTELLAQFDAGVKRATERLRVDRQIATETIERSRKALLDTFTTFLERWPNPNLGADPDASYRDFDRLLTDLEASGLHEVETEWRDSLLNLSGNDLTGLDSELAAAVREIRDRIDPVNRILAELPFADDNHRLRIDPQESHSTARARFRKELRDVRALIDQAATDDERERAYHRMAKVIDRIRRTAPDFADLVDVRNHVRISAEKIDLDGRHVAVYDHIGEKSGGESQELVAFIVGAALRYQLGDAGAARPRYAPVFLDEALIKADAHFTGRAIGAWRGLGFQLIIGAPNDKHSAIEPHVDAEYLILKNAHGRSWAKPLVGVPDA; via the coding sequence ATGATCGACACGCTGTTCGGGCTGGTCCCGGCAGCATCGCGGGGCCAGCAGTGGGTGGCACGGGACCTGCAACTGGTCAACTGGGGTGGCTACGACGGGTATCACCACCTGCGGCTCGCGCCCGGCGCGACCCTGCTCAGCGGCGGTTCCGGATCGGGCAAGTCGACGCTGATGGACTCCTACATCGCGCTGCTCATGCCGCACACCACACCGTTCAACGGTGCGTCCAACGGCGGCGTGGTCGGCCGTCCCCGGGGCAAGGACCAACGCAACATCCTTTCGTACGCCCGGGGCAAGCTCGACGAGTCGCGCACCGACGGCGAGACCAAGCTGCGCGTGTTGCGTGGCGACGGCCGGGACACCTGGTCGGCCATCGCGATGACCTGGGTCGACCACACCGGCGCCGAGTTCACCGCGCTGCGCGCCTGGTACGTCCCGTCGTCCGCCCGCGTCCTGGACGACGTCGTTGCGGTGCGCGCCACCTGCGACCACGCGTATCAGCTGCGGGCGCTGGAGGGCCCGGTGACCAAGAAGTTCGCCCGTGCCGACGTGGTGGCGACCGGCTTGACGTGGAGCGAGACCGACCGGGAGTTCACCGCGCGCCTGCACGCCACGCTCGGCATCGGCGCGGCGGGCGACGGGAACAAAGCGGTCGCGCTGCTCGGGCGCATCCAGGCCGGCCAGCAGATCACCACGGTCGACGCGCTGTACAAGACCATGGTCCTGGAGGAGCCGTCCACGCTGGCCACCGCGGACGCCGTGGTGCAGCAGTTCGACGAGCTCTCCGGCACCCGGACCCGGATGATCACCGCCCGTCAGCAGGTGAAGGCGCTGATCCCGATCCGGGAACACCGGCGCACCATCGACGAGGCGATCGACCGGTTGTGCTCGATCGACGAGATCGGAGCCTTCACCGATCCGGTGTCGCCCGCCGCGTTGTGGCGTCATCAGCGCCGGCTCGACCTGTTGCGCTCGGCGGAGGCGGACCTGGACCAGCGGCACCGCCGCGCCAAGGACGAACTGGCCGAGACGAACACCCTGGTCGCCGCCGCCGAGACGCAGCGCGACGGGGTCGCCGACACCATTCGCGCCTCCGGTGGCGACCGCATGGAGACCGCGCAGCGCGAGATCCGCGTCGTGGAGCAGCGGCTGGCCGACGTCGAACGCGCTCGCGAGCGACTGGACCGGGCGCTGACCACGATCGGCGCCACGGTTGCGACCGGCGAGGACTTCGCCGGACTGGTCGAGACGGCGCACCGCTCGCTGGCCGACGCGGACGCCCGCAGGACTGCTCAGAACGCGTACGCGGACGCGGTCTCGGAGAAGAAGGCGGCCGAGCAGGAGCTGAAGGATCTGCGCGCCGAGCGCGACGCGGTCAAGGCCCGCCGGGGCAACATCCCCACCGAGCTGCACAAGGCGCGCGCCGCGCTGGCCGAGGCCGCCGGGCTCAGGCCCGAGGACCTGCCGTTCGTCGGCGAGCTGATCGAGGTACGCACCGAGTTCGAGCCGTGGCGCGAGGCGTTCAACCTGGCGCTCGGCGGGTTCGCCACCCGGATGCTGATCGACATCGGCCGGCTGAACGCGTTCCGTGAGGCGATCAACGCGGTGCCGACCGCGCGGCGCATCCAGTTCGAGGGCGTGCGGACCGGGCAGCGCGACGACGTCGGACTCGACGGCAACACGCTGCCCGGCAGACTCGACTACCGGCCGTCGCCGTTCACCGCCTGGCTCAAGGCCGAGCTCGCCCGCCGGTTCGCCTACGTCTGTGTCGACACGCCGCGGCTGCTGCCGCAGTACGCCAAGGCGCTCACGATCACCGGTCAGACGTCGGAAGGCGGGCGGGGCGCGCACGGCGGTCACGGCAGGGCCAACGTGCTCGGTTTCACGAACGGCAGGATGCTCGCCGAGCTCGAAGAACGGATCGAGAGCACGCGTACGCGCCTCGAGGACGCGGTCGCCGTGGCTTCGCGGGAGGAGGAGAACCTCAACTCGGTGGAGGCGCGGCGTACCGCGTACCAAAATCTGATTGAACTGTCCTGGGATCAGGTGGATGTCGAGGCGGTTCGCGCGGAACACCAGCGGTGGAGCGGCGTCATCGAGGAGATCCGCGCCGGCAATCCGGAGATCGACCACCTGCAGAGCCAATGGGAAACGCTCAAACAGCAGGTCAGGGATCTGACCGAGCGGGTCGGCCGGCAAAAGGAAATCGTCAAGGCGGTCAGCGAGTCGTGGGCGTCGACCGTCGATCAGGTGGACAAGGCTCAACTGGCACTCGACGTGGCCGCCGCCTCGGGCATCGAGCTCAGCCAGGAACATCGGGAGTACCTGGAAACGCTTTTCGACAGCGAGGCCGACAGCAGCACCCCGACGGAACTGCTCGCGCAATTCGACGCGGGGGTGAAACGCGCCACCGAGCGGCTGCGCGTCGACCGGCAGATCGCGACGGAGACGATCGAACGGTCGAGAAAGGCGCTGCTCGACACCTTCACCACGTTCCTCGAACGCTGGCCGAATCCGAACCTCGGCGCCGACCCGGACGCCTCCTACCGCGACTTCGACCGCCTGCTCACCGACCTGGAGGCCAGCGGCCTGCACGAGGTGGAGACCGAATGGCGCGACAGCCTGCTCAACCTGTCCGGCAACGACCTGACCGGCCTGGACAGCGAACTCGCCGCGGCGGTCCGGGAGATCCGCGACCGCATCGACCCGGTCAACCGCATCCTCGCCGAACTGCCCTTCGCCGACGACAACCACCGGCTGCGCATCGACCCGCAGGAGAGCCATTCGACGGCGCGGGCTCGATTCCGCAAGGAGTTGCGCGACGTACGCGCCCTGATCGATCAGGCGGCAACCGACGACGAGCGGGAACGCGCCTATCACCGGATGGCCAAGGTGATCGACCGCATTCGCCGCACCGCACCCGATTTCGCCGACCTCGTCGACGTGCGCAACCACGTCCGGATCAGCGCGGAGAAAATCGATCTCGACGGTCGGCACGTCGCCGTTTACGACCACATCGGTGAGAAGTCCGGCGGCGAGTCGCAGGAACTGGTCGCGTTCATCGTCGGCGCCGCGCTGCGGTACCAATTGGGCGACGCGGGCGCCGCCCGTCCGCGCTACGCCCCGGTCTTTCTCGACGAGGCGCTGATCAAGGCGGACGCACACTTCACCGGCCGTGCGATCGGCGCGTGGCGCGGATTGGGTTTCCAGCTGATCATCGGCGCTCCGAACGACAAGCACAGCGCGATCGAACCGCACGTGGACGCGGAGTACCTGATTCTCAAGAACGCTCACGGCCGGTCCTGGGCCAAACCGCTGGTGGGTGTTCCCGACGCATGA
- a CDS encoding Wadjet anti-phage system protein JetD domain-containing protein, protein MSPLVTPPDAVAALRRSLEKKWAEALCAEFAFRVRLRPGVENGKDVERLGYAAWHGWHMQWRDLSSRLPDGVEVVRKPLTIRGVAGEFPVELRAGLDGAVALCGAEPPGVDVGRVRTQASVLRSAGAVVTPATLKTIAKLSAGDVQVLINAVTWLGEHPDAGDWTLRQLPVPGMHTKWLDTHGSLLRDVTGRDVRDEVRPRLTVIHLTYVDPGHVASGRRRHDAWTTGDVHDIAYRPRVVLVVENRDSRLWFPPVGETIVVEGGGKAAAALLANVPWIRSAEHVVYWGDIDADGYAILDRFRAALAADGKQVASILMEATDLHRYAVHGVSHDKAGHPLKPSRELLPHLSEGETIAYNTIATAGPTPFRRIEQEVIPLTDAVTRLLQVVGQP, encoded by the coding sequence ATGAGCCCGCTCGTCACGCCACCGGACGCCGTCGCGGCCCTCCGCCGCAGTCTTGAAAAGAAGTGGGCGGAAGCCCTGTGCGCGGAGTTCGCTTTCCGCGTGCGGCTGCGCCCCGGGGTGGAAAACGGCAAGGACGTCGAAAGGCTCGGGTACGCCGCCTGGCACGGCTGGCACATGCAGTGGCGCGACCTCTCCAGCCGGCTACCCGACGGCGTGGAGGTCGTCCGCAAGCCGCTGACCATCCGAGGAGTCGCCGGCGAGTTCCCGGTCGAGCTTCGCGCCGGCCTGGACGGCGCCGTCGCGCTCTGCGGTGCTGAACCGCCGGGCGTGGACGTCGGCCGCGTCCGTACGCAGGCGTCGGTCCTGCGGTCAGCCGGCGCGGTCGTCACCCCGGCCACGCTGAAGACCATCGCCAAGCTCTCCGCCGGCGACGTGCAGGTGCTGATCAACGCGGTGACCTGGCTGGGTGAGCACCCTGACGCCGGCGACTGGACGCTGCGGCAGCTTCCGGTGCCCGGGATGCACACCAAGTGGCTCGACACCCACGGTTCGCTGCTGCGCGACGTCACCGGGCGCGATGTCCGCGACGAAGTACGACCTCGCTTGACCGTCATCCACCTGACCTATGTCGACCCGGGCCACGTCGCGTCGGGGCGCCGCAGGCACGACGCCTGGACCACCGGGGACGTACACGACATCGCCTATCGGCCCCGGGTCGTCCTCGTCGTGGAGAACCGCGACTCCCGCCTGTGGTTCCCGCCGGTCGGCGAGACGATCGTGGTCGAGGGAGGCGGGAAGGCCGCGGCCGCCCTGCTGGCGAACGTGCCGTGGATCCGGTCCGCGGAGCACGTCGTGTACTGGGGTGACATCGATGCGGACGGGTACGCGATCCTGGACCGTTTCCGCGCCGCGCTCGCCGCGGACGGCAAACAGGTCGCGTCCATTCTCATGGAGGCGACCGACCTGCATCGGTACGCCGTGCATGGTGTCAGCCATGACAAGGCCGGCCATCCCCTCAAGCCTTCACGGGAGCTTCTGCCGCACCTGAGCGAGGGCGAGACGATCGCTTACAACACCATTGCCACGGCGGGTCCGACCCCGTTTCGCCGCATCGAACAAGAGGTCATTCCGCTCACCGACGCGGTGACTCGACTGCTGCAGGTCGTGGGTCAGCCGTGA
- a CDS encoding NmrA family NAD(P)-binding protein, producing the protein MSIVVTAASSRLGRHVVEALLARGVPASGIVATSRDVARIKDLADRGIDVRRADFADAASLSEAFEGAGKLLLISTTDVGRRVANHRRAMDAAMAAGASLIAYTSMLHADTATSILGVAHHATEQDLRHRGVPSVMLRNGWYLENYIDQLPQVSLGGIMAGATGSGRISAATRADYADAAAVVLTGEGHAGQVYELGGDEAFTLGELAATISAVTGEQITHADLSASDFTQALVDAGLPAELAHILADADLAMSRGELFTDSGDLSRLIGRPTVRPAEAIAAAIS; encoded by the coding sequence ATGTCCATCGTTGTAACCGCGGCTTCCTCCCGCCTGGGCCGCCACGTCGTCGAAGCGCTGCTGGCCCGTGGGGTGCCGGCTTCCGGCATCGTTGCGACCAGCCGCGACGTCGCCCGGATCAAGGACTTGGCCGACCGCGGGATCGACGTTCGCCGGGCGGACTTCGCCGACGCGGCAAGCCTGTCCGAGGCTTTCGAAGGTGCGGGAAAGCTCTTGTTGATTTCGACCACCGACGTCGGCCGGCGGGTCGCCAACCATCGCCGCGCCATGGACGCCGCGATGGCGGCGGGCGCGTCGCTGATCGCATACACGAGCATGCTGCACGCGGACACCGCTACCTCGATCTTGGGCGTCGCTCACCACGCCACCGAGCAGGATCTGCGGCATCGGGGTGTGCCCAGCGTGATGCTGCGTAACGGCTGGTATCTGGAGAACTACATCGACCAGCTCCCGCAGGTGTCGCTCGGCGGGATCATGGCCGGCGCGACCGGATCGGGCCGGATCAGCGCCGCGACCCGCGCCGACTACGCCGACGCGGCCGCTGTTGTACTGACCGGCGAAGGTCATGCCGGACAGGTGTACGAGCTGGGCGGCGACGAAGCGTTCACCCTGGGCGAACTGGCCGCGACGATCTCGGCGGTCACCGGCGAACAGATCACGCACGCCGACCTGTCGGCAAGCGACTTCACCCAGGCGCTGGTCGACGCCGGCCTGCCCGCCGAGCTGGCCCACATCCTCGCCGATGCCGACCTGGCCATGAGCCGTGGCGAGCTCTTCACCGACTCGGGGGACTTGTCACGGCTGATCGGGCGCCCGACCGTACGCCCAGCCGAAGCCATCGCCGCCGCCATCAGCTGA